The following are encoded together in the Bos indicus isolate NIAB-ARS_2022 breed Sahiwal x Tharparkar chromosome 29, NIAB-ARS_B.indTharparkar_mat_pri_1.0, whole genome shotgun sequence genome:
- the LOC109554024 gene encoding olfactory receptor 10N1-like, which produces MRNHTELNEFILLGIPQTEGVETVLLGIFSFIYPLTLLGNLLILLAIVSSSTLHTPMYFFLGLLSILDMLFPSVLCPKMLVYFSGQNRAISYKGCAVQLFFYHFLGSTEGCLYSVMAYDRFVAICHPLRYKLIMRPGVCVGLVLAAWLVGCLQATILTSFTFQLPYCGPNQVDHFFCDIPVILPLACADSSFAQGVASTSVGFLALMLWLSICASYTRIGIAILRIRSAEGRQKAFSTCSAHLTAILCAFGPIIIVYLQPTPNPLLDAMVQLLNNTVSPMLNSLIYSLRNKEVKSSLKRIFHNVVFTVLH; this is translated from the coding sequence ATGAGGAACCACACAGAGCTGAATGAGTTCATCCTACTGGGAATACCTCAGACAGAGGGAGTGGAGACTGTGCTCCTTGGCATCTTCTCGTTCATTTACCCCTTGACCCTGCTCGGAAATTTGCTCATCCTTCTAGCAATTGTCTCCTCCTCGACCCTTCACACTCCCATGTACTTCTTCTTGGGACTCCTCTCGATTTTGGACATGTTGTTCCCCTCTGTTCTCTGTCCCAAGATGCTAGTCTATTTTTCTGGCCAGAACCGAgccatttcttataagggatgTGCTGTTCAGCTCTTCTTCTATCATTTCCTGGGTTCTACAGAAGGCTGCCTCTATTCTGTGATGGCTTATGATCGTTTTGTTGCCATCTGTCACCCACTGAGGTATAAGCTCATCATGAGACCTGGAGTCTGTGTTGGTTTGGTCTTGGCAGCCTGGTTGGTGGGTTGTCTTCAGGCCACTATCCTGACATCCTTTACCTTTCAGCTACCCTACTGTGGCCCTAATCAGGTGgaccacttcttctgtgacattCCTGTTATCTTACCCCTGGCTTGTGCTGACAGCTCCTTTGCCCAGGGTGTAGCTTCCACTAGTGTTGGCTTTCTGGCTTTAATGCTTTGGTTGAGTATTTGTGCCTCCTACACACGCATTGGGATTGCCATTTTGAGGATCCGTTCggcagagggcaggcagaaagCTTTCTCTACCTGCAGTGCCCACCTCACTGCCATTCTCTGTGCCTTTGGACCTATAATCATTGTCTATCTGCAGCCCACACCCAACCCCTTGCTAGATGCCATGGTGCAACTATTAAATAATACTGTCTCACCCATGCTGAACTCGTTAATCTATTCCTTAAGGAACAAGGAAGTGAAAAGTTCCCTAAAAAGGATTTTCCACAATGTAGTATTTACTGTTCTGCACTAA